The Pelistega ratti genome window below encodes:
- the ubiG gene encoding bifunctional 2-polyprenyl-6-hydroxyphenol methylase/3-demethylubiquinol 3-O-methyltransferase UbiG, translating to MQNVNQAEIDKFSAIASKWWDPESEFKPLHDINPLRLQWIEEQVGKPLQGLRILDIGCGGGILAESLAKKGATVTGIDLAQQSLTVARLHSLESGVKVDYQCISAEDFAEQHPEQFDIVTCMEMLEHVPNPASIIQACQKLVKPNGYVFFSTINRNRKAQALAIIAAEYILKMVPKGTHHYESFIKPSELMRMAHHAGLYLQSLKGLEYHPLRQVFFLSDDTSVNYLLSTRK from the coding sequence ATGCAAAACGTTAATCAAGCCGAAATTGATAAATTCAGTGCTATTGCCTCCAAATGGTGGGATCCAGAAAGTGAATTTAAGCCACTGCATGATATTAATCCACTACGTTTACAATGGATTGAAGAGCAAGTCGGTAAACCATTACAAGGTTTGCGTATTTTAGATATTGGTTGTGGTGGTGGTATTCTCGCAGAAAGCCTGGCTAAAAAAGGGGCTACTGTCACTGGGATTGACCTAGCACAACAATCACTTACGGTTGCCAGACTACATAGTCTTGAAAGTGGTGTTAAAGTTGATTATCAATGTATTTCTGCGGAAGACTTTGCAGAACAGCACCCCGAGCAATTTGATATTGTTACTTGCATGGAAATGCTAGAGCACGTGCCTAATCCTGCTTCTATTATCCAAGCTTGCCAAAAATTGGTTAAACCGAATGGTTATGTTTTCTTTTCAACTATTAATCGTAATCGTAAGGCACAAGCATTAGCCATTATCGCAGCTGAATATATTTTAAAAATGGTACCCAAAGGGACTCACCATTACGAATCCTTTATCAAACCAAGTGAATTAATGCGTATGGCTCATCATGCAGGATTATATTTACAATCACTCAAAGGATTAGAATACCACCCTCTTCGTCAAGTATTTTTTCTTTCTGACGATACTTCTGTCAACTATCTACTATCAACTCGTAAATGA
- a CDS encoding HAD-IA family hydrolase, with protein sequence MIQAVFFDFDGTLADTAPDLVNAANQQRLYAGLSPLPFEALRSSSSQGAIGLLKTALNLTPEDPLYEATREQFILDYTKCMTDKTALFDGIDTLLTTLEEKGLRWGIVTNKAERLSFPIFRHLNLEQRSAANICGDTAARPKPYADPLLLAAEKAGVLPAHCIYVGDDERDIQAGKAAGMKTIAVTYGYSPTPELIPQWGADIIVDSPDALLATILGMVDTPIQSV encoded by the coding sequence ATGATACAAGCCGTTTTTTTTGATTTTGATGGCACTTTAGCCGATACGGCACCCGACTTAGTCAATGCTGCCAACCAACAACGTCTTTATGCAGGACTTTCTCCGCTTCCCTTTGAAGCACTACGCTCTTCCTCTTCTCAAGGAGCAATCGGTTTACTTAAAACTGCTTTAAATCTAACACCAGAAGATCCCTTATATGAAGCAACAAGAGAGCAATTTATCCTTGATTACACCAAATGTATGACAGATAAGACGGCTTTATTTGATGGTATTGATACGCTTCTCACCACTTTAGAAGAAAAGGGATTACGTTGGGGGATTGTCACCAATAAAGCCGAAAGACTATCTTTCCCTATCTTCCGTCATCTTAATCTTGAACAACGTAGCGCTGCTAATATCTGCGGCGATACGGCTGCTCGTCCTAAACCCTATGCAGATCCACTACTACTCGCTGCTGAAAAAGCTGGTGTGTTACCAGCCCATTGTATCTATGTAGGTGATGATGAACGTGATATTCAAGCAGGAAAAGCAGCAGGCATGAAAACAATTGCCGTAACCTATGGTTATAGCCCTACCCCTGAACTGATTCCACAGTGGGGGGCTGATATTATTGTCGATTCACCAGATGCTTTATTAGCCACTATCCTAGGCATGGTAGATACACCTATTCAGTCAGTATAG
- a CDS encoding carboxy terminal-processing peptidase, with translation MMMKKSSMELKRLFLALSLSLLTGLTYAKTTVDKVATTTESSRLVPTKRESFPKLAPELDFARSTVLVSMILTQFEYDKKPLTVAMGEKVYDNYFKMLDPQKMYFIAEDIEYFSSAKPVMSKMIREGNLRFAFDVYKLYRERVADRLDYVLSLLDKPFDFSVDEEFNVDRKKAEWAKNNDEANDLWRKRVKNDFLRLKLNKTDDTKIREILRKRYINNHNQVVRMNSEDVAEMFLNAYADSTDPHTNYYSPTSAKNFDVQLSLSVEGIGAVLQKRDEYGQIREVVAGGPAARSGELQPGDRIVAVGQGDNGPMEDVIDWRLDDIVKKIRGKRGSVVRIEVIPADSGLDGKHKTIRIVREKVTMEDQAARSKVIETNVDDIKRKIGIITVPSFYEDFEGRSNGNKNYKSVTRDVKKILDTFNQEGVEAVVLDLRENGGGSLNEAANLSGLFLGNNQNIVQIRSAEGSISGVRSRGVEQVWKKPVVVIINRISASASEIFAAAIQDYARGIVVGGDTWGKGTVQTFRPLADFLRFPDEDDNKLGALKWTIQKFFRVNGSSTQVKGVSPDIEFPSVFVNEELGESSYDNAMPWTEIPAAKYQPFTTKLKATITQLSKKHQARVEQSASWQLFKDETEYRLKEAKRKSFSLNLAKREAEFVATDRIYKEFEQRRKELGEDDASKLEMDDGLAMGEGNLKKELEDAKKRRESIDTVAKEAANIASDLVTLSKK, from the coding sequence ATGATGATGAAAAAATCCTCAATGGAATTAAAACGATTATTTCTCGCACTCTCTCTTTCATTGCTTACCGGTTTGACGTATGCAAAAACGACTGTTGATAAAGTAGCCACTACAACAGAAAGTTCTCGTCTTGTTCCTACCAAGCGAGAGAGTTTCCCTAAATTAGCACCTGAGCTAGATTTTGCACGTTCTACTGTATTGGTTTCTATGATTCTGACCCAGTTTGAATATGATAAAAAGCCATTAACGGTTGCGATGGGAGAGAAGGTCTATGATAATTATTTTAAAATGCTAGACCCTCAAAAAATGTATTTTATCGCTGAGGATATAGAGTATTTCAGCAGTGCTAAACCTGTCATGAGTAAAATGATTCGTGAGGGGAATTTACGCTTTGCTTTTGATGTGTATAAACTGTATCGAGAACGTGTGGCAGATCGTTTAGATTATGTCTTATCGTTGTTGGATAAACCATTTGATTTTTCTGTTGATGAAGAATTTAATGTTGATCGCAAAAAAGCAGAATGGGCGAAGAATAATGATGAGGCAAATGATTTATGGCGTAAACGTGTCAAAAATGATTTCTTACGGCTTAAATTAAATAAAACAGATGACACAAAAATTCGTGAGATTTTACGTAAACGTTATATCAATAATCATAATCAAGTTGTTCGTATGAATAGCGAAGATGTAGCAGAAATGTTTCTAAATGCCTATGCAGATAGTACAGATCCGCATACCAATTATTACAGCCCAACCTCTGCTAAAAATTTTGATGTTCAACTGAGTTTGTCGGTAGAGGGTATTGGTGCTGTTTTACAAAAACGTGATGAATATGGACAGATCCGAGAAGTAGTAGCAGGTGGGCCTGCTGCACGTAGTGGCGAATTACAACCGGGAGACCGTATTGTTGCGGTGGGACAGGGTGATAATGGTCCCATGGAAGATGTGATTGATTGGCGACTAGATGATATTGTCAAAAAAATCCGTGGTAAACGAGGTAGTGTGGTTCGTATTGAGGTGATTCCTGCGGATAGTGGGCTAGATGGTAAACACAAAACAATACGTATTGTTCGTGAAAAAGTGACGATGGAAGACCAAGCGGCTCGTTCTAAAGTGATTGAAACGAATGTCGATGATATTAAGCGTAAGATTGGCATTATTACTGTTCCTTCTTTTTATGAAGACTTTGAAGGTCGCTCTAATGGGAATAAAAACTATAAGAGTGTTACGCGTGATGTTAAAAAAATATTAGATACTTTTAACCAAGAAGGTGTAGAAGCAGTTGTTTTAGACCTACGAGAAAATGGCGGTGGTTCACTAAATGAAGCGGCTAATCTTAGTGGCTTATTCTTAGGTAATAATCAAAATATTGTACAGATTCGTTCAGCAGAGGGAAGTATTTCGGGGGTTCGTAGCCGAGGGGTTGAACAAGTCTGGAAGAAACCAGTTGTCGTTATTATCAATCGTATTTCAGCATCTGCCTCTGAAATTTTTGCTGCTGCGATACAAGATTATGCACGGGGTATTGTTGTTGGTGGCGATACTTGGGGTAAAGGTACGGTACAAACTTTCCGTCCTTTAGCGGATTTCTTACGTTTTCCTGATGAAGATGATAATAAACTTGGTGCATTAAAATGGACTATTCAAAAGTTCTTCCGTGTAAATGGTAGCTCAACGCAGGTTAAAGGAGTTTCGCCTGATATTGAATTTCCAAGTGTGTTTGTGAATGAAGAGTTAGGTGAGTCTAGTTATGATAATGCTATGCCTTGGACAGAAATTCCTGCAGCTAAATATCAACCCTTTACGACCAAATTAAAGGCGACTATTACACAGTTGAGTAAGAAGCATCAAGCACGTGTAGAGCAATCAGCAAGCTGGCAATTATTTAAAGATGAAACGGAGTATCGTTTAAAAGAAGCTAAGCGTAAGTCTTTTTCACTTAATTTAGCCAAGCGGGAAGCTGAATTTGTGGCTACAGATCGAATTTATAAGGAATTTGAACAGCGTCGCAAAGAATTAGGTGAAGATGATGCCAGTAAATTAGAAATGGACGATGGTTTAGCGATGGGTGAGGGTAATCTCAAGAAAGAGCTTGAAGATGCTAAAAAACGTCGAGAATCTATTGATACAGTTGCTAAAGAGGCGGCAAATATTGCTTCTGATTTAGTTACGTTAAGTAAGAAGTAA